The window CCATTTCCATCTCTTTCTCTTTCTCGGCTTTCTTTTTTTCGGCTTCAGCCATTTTAATGTTCTCCTCATGCGATTTTCGAAAGAGTTTCACGAAGTTCAAAAGGGTGATAGTAGCTGCATGAACACGATATACTGACGTACTGAATAGACagttattttaaatttaataataagagGTGACAAGAAGTTAATTATAAGAGGTGACAATTATGTatgtatacataatacatatatatacacatatacatatatattcaaaaGGGAAGTAATTATAAGCATGTTACCTTGTTCAAAAGGGCAACGAGCAGGGTCTTCACCAAAATATAAAGCTAACCCATCAGCGTTCTTACCCTGCATCACAAACAATTCAATCAAATTAATCCTAAATTATGTatgtatacataatatatatatgtacatatacatatagatttgTAGTAAGCTTTATAAGGAATTACCACAACGGAATAAAAATTTGTTACACTAGTCACTTCTGCATCCGCATTACCCATAAACTCCTTCAATGTCTATCAACGTCAAATAAATAATTTATTAGTATATATATGGTCATAAATAATAAACATTATTTAAGTGTTTAACAAATCTCCAATTATGGCCACTTAGCGTCCCACTAATCAGCCAAACCtaagttgtaaggttttccctgttcagGTTACCCGCGAGGGCGAGTAATCCAACCACATACTCTAATATATGCAGCCCAACAGAATTAGGTAAGCCCCCACACTTTCCAATCTTACTAgagtgaaaaaaaaaataataataaaaaaaaaatgaaaaaaaaaaagagagaaattGTGTAGGAACTAGGTACCTTGTGAAAACCCTCAGATATTGGACCGTCATTTGCACACGCATCAAGTTCTTGTTTGACTTTTCTCAGTCCACTGATTAGGGCTTGCATTTCTTCTGCTAATATTTTCAATTGTATCTGCACGTACATTAATCCCGTCGTCAGTAATAATATACTACGAGTATCTATAGACTATCTCAGTATATCAGATTTAATTAAACCTTTGTTGCAGCTTCTAGGCTAACAAGGTCCTCATGGAAATCTAAAAGATCAGGGTTCTTTTGAGCAATAACCTATagatgtaataaataaatataaataatattaatatatataatatatacgtagtaatatattatatataataataggtAAAGAAAACGATTTCTAGAATTAGTATAAAAATGCTATATAATTATGCATTACAAAATTTAGTACCTTGCAAAGATAATGCATTAAAGTCATCTTGCAGGTTGAAGATCGCGTATCATTCAGTTTCAAAAGACTGTCTAACTTGAAACCAACTGCAGCACCTGTATAAAATTGTATAGCATCAAGACTAGAATTCTAAAAAACACGGATATGAATCTTTTTTTATGGCAAAAAATAAAAGATGTGTAAATAAATACTAATGATTTTTTTATTAATGTGTGTCTAAATGTTATTACCTCGGGCAGTTCCTTGATTTAATATATTTCCCAAATGTAAAATTTTCTTCATAACTTCCTTTAATTTTATTGACATCCGGACCTAATAAATAAACAAGAGAACTAGATTAGTATAAACTAATGAATAGCTAAATAGTAATAGATTAGATGAGAGTAGTATTATAGAATTTGTAATAGTGGAAGTACCTCTTCACAAGCAGAGTTTACTATGTTTAGACTCTTTTTAAACTCTGCAAGCTGAAAGAAAAAcaaaataagatataataaaaaaaGGGGAAAATATAAATATTAGCAACGCCATTACAAACAAACCTGAGTGTTAAACTGAATTTTGAACAAAAAACAATTTAATTTTGTCTCCATACGTGGGACCTTCATTAGCTCCAGGAAATACTGCATAaaagttaaaaaaataaaataaaaaaatattaaaacaccATTCACTGAAATACCACTCCCCTATGTGCCAATCGCTAGTGCAGCCAGGGCCCCGGCGCCCAGCTCCGCTGGAGAGGCCTCGCCTGATCTGAGAAGTGCTAATTCGGTTCGGATAGACTTCATTCTGCCGATTGTCAGCCTGTTCAGCTGACCTCAGAGGATTCCAGTCACCCGGcacagcatgtttattctcggcaGCGATTACAGTCTCTTTCCCAGGCCCTATAATGAGTTAAAACCATTCGAAGCCCTTGTTTTACATCATTTGGTTGTTTGCACGACACAGCTCCCCCCCTCCCAAAGCTTGCCTGACGAGGGTCAAACTCTGCTTAGGTCGCGGTTCTGGAGACCCCGGATCCGAGCAAAGAGGCCACGCTCCGGAAGCCCCTCGAACCACTCCTGCTGCGGTGGAAGGACCCCTGGTCCCCCATTACCAATGAGCTGGCCTGCCCCCTACGACTTAACTAACTAAAAAGAATGCCTCTCCTGATGAGGGGGTGGATTCTGTAGCACCCCAGTCCCTGAAGAATTTCTCCTCCGGGGTCTGGAGCGCTTCTGCCCCTCATCCTCTACTCCTAAATAGGCTTTTGATACCGTATGGAGCCACCAGTCTTCTactggtaataatagtaataataaatgttaatgttaatatattcAGATCTTGATACTGACTGACCTGTTCGCACTTGCCAAGTGTCTCAATGTCACCTGTAAAATTCTGAAAGGTCGCAACGATAAATATCAATATCAACCAATACATAATTAAAAGAATCAAATTATAATACCCAAACAAATACATACTTAAAACTGAAGTTAAAATGCATGTTAATAAGTTAAAATGGTTTCACCTTGAGTTGATCCATCTCTTCTTTGGTAGGACAAAATTTTAGAATATTTTCAACTTGATCAATATCTAAAAGTGTGTCATCCATAGCTAATATTGCATCCTGCAGATTtaacaaaatttaaaattaaagTTAACATAATACTAAAAAAAAGTCAAGTAGATCAAGACTTGTGTTAGAACGTGAGATTTCTACTTACGGTGATATCAGGAAGCGGCATCTTAACCTTTGTAAGCATAATTTCTGTGTTATTGGCCCTCCTCATATCAATCTACAAATAAAAAAATTTTCATAATAACTATGAATTACCAGCAACATTATTTCTCTGTTACAGAGTAACATTAATAATAGGAAAAAAGAAATATAAAGTAAAGATAGGGTGTTCAATTTACTTTGCATTACCAATTGGATTTTTTCAGGTTTAGCACTTGCTTTTTTCTTTTCTGCATCTTTGGGATTAGTTTTCTTTGGGACCACCGCAGGAAACAATTTCTCAAGTTCTGACATATCAAATTCTGACGAACTACTATTCAATCAAATAAACAAAAATTGGTCGTTAGAATAAGATGTCACCAACCTatcaaataaaattaaaaaaaaaacaagagCTTAATTCCTGGTAATGCTCTAGATACCTTTGTGCATCTGAAACTCTTTGTAATTCCTCCCATAAGCTTCCTTTGACTACCCTAGCTACCTTGTTCCAATGCAAAGGCTTTAGGTTTGATTTTTTCACCGCAGGTCCTCCACGTCCACGCCCTCTTCCTGGACCACCTAGTCTACCAGGCGGAGGAGGAGGCCCACCAGGCGGTCCCGGTGCTCCAAGTGGTCCAGGTGGTGGAGGAGGCCCTGGTGCTCCTCCTCCTCCCGGTGGTGGTGGAGGCGGAGGAGCTCCACCTCCTCCCGGTGGTGGTGGAGGCGGAGGAGGTCCCCCTCCTCCCGGTGGTGGTGGAGGCGGAGGAGGTCCACTGGGTAGCGGAGGAGGCGGAGGAGGTCCAACAGGTAGTGATGGAGGTGGTGGTGCAACAGGTGGTGAAGGAGGTCCAGGTATATGTATATCTGGTGGAGGTGGTGCTCCGTACATAGGTGGCGGGGGAGGAGGCGGTGGTGCGTGCAATGGCGGCGGTGGAGGAGCTGGAGTGTCATGCATTAATGGAGGAGGTGGAGGTGGAGGTGGAGGTGTATCACCACTGGCCAATGGTGGAGGAGGTGGTGCTATAGGGATCGAAGATGGGGTAGGCAGGCGCTCAATACTTGGAGGAGGTGGAGTAGGTGCTTCATACATTGACGgcggtggaggtggtggtggtggcggcggAATAGCGGATGTGGCTTTAGGTGGTATAGGAAGCGATGTAGTTTCACATACAGAATCCGCAACTTTCGGAGCTTTCGGTTCAAGTGTGGGTGGAGGTGGAGCTTCATTATAATCTTTTTGTGACAAAGATTTGGCGGGCGGAACTATCAAACCATCATCCTCTACAGTTTTTTCAATTGTAgaatgtggtggtggtggttgtggttgtgggGCCGGTGGTAAGCATGTTGTTGCACTATTATTATTCGGTGGTTGTAAATGGGCCTCCACTAATTTAATATCCATTTTGTTAACGGATTTAGGCAATTGAAGTGATCCATCATAAGGTTTTTTTACTCGTTGCACATCTAAAGATGGTGGACATGAAGCTTGTTTCTTCGATCCCTTTTTCACTTTAGACTCCTTTTTCGATACGGGTGGTGCACTCTTGTGCCTTCCATATGGATAATATACATGCATTGAATTCTTGTATGGCCCTTTATTAGAAGGAAGCCGTTGTGATAAAGCATCCGGTTTCTCCTGTCTCGGGCTTTCTTTTTTTAAATTACCGGAACTTTTCCGGCTTATATTACTTGCGGGCTCCACCTTCTTTAACGTGTGATTATCATCTTTTATTTCCTCTACTAAATCATCTGAGTTTATTGTAGACTTCAAATCAACATCTTCGTCAATGGGAGGCTTCAAGTCAACATCTTTGAATAGTGTAGGCTTCAAGTCAACATCTTTGACAATTGTAGGCTTTAAGTCAACATCTGCAACTATGGGAGGCTTCAAGTCAACATCTTTGACTATTGTAGGCTTAAAGTCAACTTCTTCAAATGACTGATCAGCCTCATGATGATGGTATTCATCAAATGAGGGCCGGTCAACTGCATTATTAAAAATTTCTTCTACATCAGATACCGAGATACCCTCTTCGGAAAAAGTCAAAGATTCCCCCTTTGAATCATGATGGTCAACTGCATTATTGAAAATATCCTCTTCTACTTCAAAAAACTCATCCGGTGATCCCCAACCGCTTCCACTTGACTCACTTCCATCAGTCGATACACGTTCGGTGTTGATAATAGATGGTAGAGGATCAGCATCCACAAAAAGTAcctgatacatacatacatatataaatatgcATTTATTAACTTTTCAAGaaataaagtcaaaagtcaaagtcaaagtaaaagtcaaagacAAAAGTCAACCTCTGCTTTAAAGTCCTTTGGAACCTGATCCTGAGCATCCCACATAAGATCAACTTCATCACGTCCTAACATCAATACATAGCCTCGTATAAATGCTGTATGAAATACTACTCTAAACAAAATCTCCTCCTTTACATTATCGTCATCATCCAAATGTATGCACTCAAGAACCACATCTCCTTGAACACGGTAATGTACATCTATTTTTGCTAGTTGGCATTCATCCTACAATAATAAGCTACAATATTATATTAAAGATCAAGTTGCATTTCATTTTTTCATCAGGCAATTTGGGGTTGATATCTCTAACGGGTCAAACAGTTCAAAAGTACAATTTTAATTTATATAACCTCAACAAACAAGATTATTACCAACTTTTGTAGTCCAAATTGGAACAATAACTATTCATTAAATAATAGAGTTCTGGACAATAATGTTGTCCGGTCAAACTAACCAGACCTGTAATGACCCATTACCCAAAAATTACCCGTTTTGACCCAAACACGTTGCCCAATGTGCCAACTTAGCCAACTATATAATTGAAATCATAATGGGGCTAGATAAGTTTACCATTCGATAATAGCGAGCATGATTCTTGGTATTCAAGGTCGAAAATAAAAGTTTATAGCTTTTATTGGTTGCAGCTGAAAACGGATCCTGACCGTATATACGGATAATGGGTCGGCAACCTTTACCACCGATTAACGGAAGGACTCGAAGTATAACACAATCTAAAGCTAGAGGTGCCTCTTCGGGTGGCCAATCAAGACCCAAATTTTTCTTGGTAATGTACTGAAGATACCTTAATTGTGTCGGTTGAGGATTTAATGGCGACAAAAGTTGAAGAACCTCGCGAGGAGCTTGTTTATATACCATTTCAAGTGTTTTTTGCTCACCCGTATATTGTTTTCTAAATAAAAGAAGCCCGGCTAACATAAATGCTAGAACGGACCACCCTCCTTTCTCACAGTGCATTAAAAGCACGTTTTTTTGGTCTGGAGATGATAGCCAATTTTCACTGGATTGTAAAAAGTTATTAATCGTATCTAACGGTAACATCGGACACCCTTCATATTGCCAAGGATACTCTAAGACCTTCATATCATATTCAGACAATATATCATAGATTTGGGTCTTTTTGTCACCGCCTTTTTTGACATTAAAAACCATGTAAGAAGAATCGGGATAATAGTCTTGAAGCTGAGCAACAATGCCACTCATGTAGGTCTTGTATGTATCTTCTTCCAATACATCCGTCGAAAAGCAGCAATCAAATACTGAAGAAATAAATAAAATTAGCATTTACAACCATTGTCTATTATCAACAACTTATTTATAGAGTTATCTAAGCATATATAACTTTGTTATCTAAGCCATATCTCGTACTCCTATTTATAGAGTTATCTAAGCATATATAACTTTGTTACCAGTTTACTCACGAAAACATTATCATTGCCTACGTTGCTAATTATGATACTATGGTTGATAGTTATACTAAATACCCATAAGTAACATgtctttatatatttattacacatGATGGTTTTATCATCCCCGAATTAGATAATTAAGGATTTCATCATAAAGTCTACAACTTTCCTCTCTATAGAACTTTAATTGCTTTCAAGAATTTGACTTATATATCCCTTTACTATTAACATTGCAATGTAGAGTATGTATTATAAGCCCATCTCCATAAAAGCTCTCTAGCCCTAGCACAATGTAACCATCAAAATTCTGCATTCTCATTCagtaaattaaaataaaagcaatGTAGCACCATAACAAGACATCACTACCCAAGTACATAAATTTATCATGCTACACCATAATCTTAGTTAGTTATTGCATTATATTTTAGCATCCTAAAAGCTAAAAAAACTTCATAATATACTCTTGGGAGCTAATTCGGTAGGTTAACTAGGGAATAATATCAAATGTAGCATCCTTAAGTCAATCAAATAATCAAAAAAGCACAAAGATTGTGATCATCCCTGAGCttaaaactcaaaatttgaaaaTTGGGCAGGTAATGTTTCTACAAGGGAAAAAAACATACCCAAAACCCTCTCGGAGATCTCAAGGAGGTGATCCGGCGGCTTACGATAAAAGAAGCGTCTGAACAGCGCCATTTAAGGCAATGGCGCTGTTACCCTGCAAACCAACCGGATCCCAAATGTTGTTGTATCCCTAATTCCCCAATTTTCCAAATTTCTTGAACATTTCATTAATAAAAATCCAATCTTGCAATCCTCCAATTTTCTTGCTTTATATATATGATCACCGCCTGAAAACTTTCAATTCCAAAACTTTTAAAAGGGGTTTTATTTTAAGGTTGGGTGCTATGATTATGGATAGGTATATGCGTATATAATTTAGGTTATTTATAATTTAAAAAATCAATAATGTGTTTAGTGACAGCAAGATTATTAGGGTTTTCTGGGAAATGATGGAAAAATTATGATCGAAGCAAATTACACAATTCGATGATTTGGGTATTCGTTTTAAGTGAATGAGAGTGAAGAAAAATGCAATCTTTATTCGAAATCGTTACTGAATTTATAAATTTGATTTCGTGGAATCAGAAGTTATATCAAAATTGAGATTACGAGGGAAGAAAGGGGGGAACGGAAGAAGAACAGTGATCAGCTTTTTggattattaaaatttaaaaattatcattatcattattcattataataataatatatacggagtatgactttttaatatattattattattattattattattattattattattattattattattattattattattattattattattattattattagttggttATTCTTCTAGTCTAACAATCAAATATTGTAGCGACTTTTCAAGCATGGTTCAACCTAAAAAACACATAATAATTTTATGCTCCATATGTGTAGCTGAAATGAGTTTGGATTACTTAATTTTATAGTAGATTCCATACTGATTCTTGTAAATTTATATAAATTTCTCATATATTTCATATTTGATATTTAAAGTATGATAAAATTAAATTCATACTTTTTCCAAAAATAGTCTTGTGACCACTAGGActgtaaatgagccgagctactcgcgagctactcgagctcgactcgttaaaAGCTCGATCCGAGCCCAGCCGAGCCGAGCTAACGTGAGCTCGAGCCCGAGATTGAACTTAAATTGAAGCTCGTTTAGTAAATGAGCCCGAGCTTGAGCTTCATATCTCGAgctcgaacaagctctcgaacctAAACGGGTTTTTCATTTATATACACCAAATatcaaattttaaataaaataatatatagagttTTTTAGGTTAAATATGGAGGTTTAgggcaaaatatagaggtttttagGTAAAATATAGAGGTTTTTAGGTCAAATATGGAaacttttgggcaaaatatggagacaTTTGAgtaaaatatgaaggtttttggaCAAAATAATGACATTTTTGTgcaaaatttggagatttttgaGTAAAATATGAAAGTTTTTGAGCAAAACATTGAGGTTTTAAGTAAAATATGAAGACTTTTAGGTAAGAAAAAATCCACTGGgagaaaaatgaaaaatctaaaatttttgcATTAAAAATTTGAAATTGACTAGAGTCATGTGTCCCCTCCCGTACCCACTTACTTACGCCCCTGGCTAtagaataattaattatatataataagagTTGAAAGACTAATAGTAAAGATATGTTGATAAAATTTACAAAAAACAATGAATTTGaattataataaaattaaataatataaagaaaAAAGATTATATAACTAACAAGTCGAgctcgagccgagctcgagcttctAAAATATCAAACGAGCCGAGCTCAAGCTTAAATTATTAGGTTCGAACTGATCCAAACTCGAGCTATATGAAATTTAACGATCCAAGCTCGAGCCTTGCCGAGCACGGGCTCGACTCGGTTTGCTTACAACCCTAGTGACCACCAAAATAAG of the Rutidosis leptorrhynchoides isolate AG116_Rl617_1_P2 chromosome 5, CSIRO_AGI_Rlap_v1, whole genome shotgun sequence genome contains:
- the LOC139848614 gene encoding formin-like protein 20 yields the protein MALFRRFFYRKPPDHLLEISERVLVFDCCFSTDVLEEDTYKTYMSGIVAQLQDYYPDSSYMVFNVKKGGDKKTQIYDILSEYDMKVLEYPWQYEGCPMLPLDTINNFLQSSENWLSSPDQKNVLLMHCEKGGWSVLAFMLAGLLLFRKQYTGEQKTLEMVYKQAPREVLQLLSPLNPQPTQLRYLQYITKKNLGLDWPPEEAPLALDCVILRVLPLIGGKGCRPIIRIYGQDPFSAATNKSYKLLFSTLNTKNHARYYRMDECQLAKIDVHYRVQGDVVLECIHLDDDDNVKEEILFRVVFHTAFIRGYVLMLGRDEVDLMWDAQDQVPKDFKAEVLFVDADPLPSIINTERVSTDGSESSGSGWGSPDEFFEVEEDIFNNAVDHHDSKGESLTFSEEGISVSDVEEIFNNAVDRPSFDEYHHHEADQSFEEVDFKPTIVKDVDLKPPIVADVDLKPTIVKDVDLKPTLFKDVDLKPPIDEDVDLKSTINSDDLVEEIKDDNHTLKKVEPASNISRKSSGNLKKESPRQEKPDALSQRLPSNKGPYKNSMHVYYPYGRHKSAPPVSKKESKVKKGSKKQASCPPSLDVQRVKKPYDGSLQLPKSVNKMDIKLVEAHLQPPNNNSATTCLPPAPQPQPPPPHSTIEKTVEDDGLIVPPAKSLSQKDYNEAPPPPTLEPKAPKVADSVCETTSLPIPPKATSAIPPPPPPPPPPSMYEAPTPPPPSIERLPTPSSIPIAPPPPPLASGDTPPPPPPPPPLMHDTPAPPPPPLHAPPPPPPPPMYGAPPPPDIHIPGPPSPPVAPPPPSLPVGPPPPPPLPSGPPPPPPPPGGGGPPPPPPPPGGGGAPPPPPPPGGGGAPGPPPPPGPLGAPGPPGGPPPPPGRLGGPGRGRGRGGPAVKKSNLKPLHWNKVARVVKGSLWEELQRVSDAQSSSEFDMSELEKLFPAVVPKKTNPKDAEKKKASAKPEKIQLIDMRRANNTEIMLTKVKMPLPDITDAILAMDDTLLDIDQVENILKFCPTKEEMDQLKNFTGDIETLGKCEQYFLELMKVPRMETKLNCFLFKIQFNTQLAEFKKSLNIVNSACEEVRMSIKLKEVMKKILHLGNILNQGTARGAAVGFKLDSLLKLNDTRSSTCKMTLMHYLCKVIAQKNPDLLDFHEDLVSLEAATKIQLKILAEEMQALISGLRKVKQELDACANDGPISEGFHKTLKEFMGNADAEVTSVTNFYSVVGKNADGLALYFGEDPARCPFEQATITLLNFVKLFRKSHEENIKMAEAEKKKAEKEKEMEMEKGKGIKKDG